One part of the Candidatus Defluviilinea gracilis genome encodes these proteins:
- a CDS encoding LLM class flavin-dependent oxidoreductase, translated as MAERVALYLQDSHDLRDGLDYVRYAEEKGFEAVWQAESRLVRDAIVPMAAYAAVTNKLKVGSGVINNWTRNIGLLAATLLTLDDLAPNRIICGIGAWWDPLAKNVGIERKKPLLAMRETVEVLRRLLNMERVTFHGEFHHVDGIELDVVHGRREPRNIPIMIGATGDVMMELTGEIADGAVLNYCVPPEYNDKAMEQLEKGLKKSGRKMEEFDRPQLVVCSVDEDHDKAIDYTKELLCQYLAQQPHIAKASQVSQDVIANIQSILGWPATKEQINKAKHLVPDELVRRITASGTPAEAKAKVEEYKKRGCTCPILYPVGGNFKLLIDTFAQA; from the coding sequence ATGGCTGAACGGGTTGCATTGTATTTGCAGGATTCGCACGATTTGCGCGATGGGTTGGATTACGTCCGCTACGCGGAGGAGAAGGGATTTGAAGCCGTCTGGCAGGCAGAATCCCGGCTGGTGCGCGACGCGATCGTGCCAATGGCGGCGTATGCCGCGGTGACGAACAAACTCAAAGTTGGTTCCGGCGTCATCAACAACTGGACGCGCAACATCGGTCTGCTCGCCGCCACCTTGCTCACCCTTGACGATCTGGCGCCGAACCGGATCATTTGCGGCATCGGCGCGTGGTGGGATCCGTTGGCGAAGAACGTGGGTATCGAGCGCAAGAAACCCCTCCTTGCCATGCGCGAGACCGTGGAGGTGCTCCGCCGCCTGCTCAACATGGAGCGGGTCACCTTTCATGGGGAATTCCATCATGTGGATGGGATCGAGCTGGATGTGGTGCATGGCCGCCGCGAGCCGCGTAACATTCCAATCATGATCGGCGCGACGGGCGATGTAATGATGGAGTTGACCGGCGAAATCGCCGACGGAGCCGTATTGAATTATTGCGTGCCGCCGGAATATAACGATAAAGCAATGGAGCAATTGGAAAAGGGTTTGAAGAAATCGGGGCGAAAAATGGAAGAGTTTGACCGCCCGCAACTTGTCGTTTGCTCGGTGGATGAAGACCACGATAAAGCCATCGATTACACCAAGGAACTACTTTGCCAATATCTCGCCCAACAGCCGCATATCGCAAAGGCGTCGCAAGTTTCGCAGGATGTGATCGCCAATATCCAGTCTATTTTGGGGTGGCCCGCCACCAAGGAACAGATCAACAAAGCCAAGCATCTTGTGCCCGACGAACTTGTGCGCCGCATCACCGCCTCCGGCACGCCGGCGGAGGCAAAAGCCAAGGTGGAGGAATACAAAAAGCGCGGGTGCACCTGCCCGATCCTTTACCCCGTTGGCGGAAATTTCAAATTGTTGATCGATACGTTCGCGCAAGCGTAA
- the cofC gene encoding 2-phospho-L-lactate guanylyltransferase — translation MTLWAIVPVKPLRRGKSRLAGTLNENERTELNRALLQHSLETLSGVSGVAEVLVVSRDPNALAIAREHGARTVQEDGAPHLNTALKRATVVAQVYATQGVLILPADLPLVTREDIQTLLDRAVKPPVVVIAPDRHGKGTNALVIAPAGLIEYDFGENSFQRHCEQAKQAGARLEVVELPSLGLDLDEPEDFELVKNLESSITF, via the coding sequence ATGACCCTTTGGGCAATCGTCCCTGTAAAGCCTTTACGGCGCGGCAAATCACGTTTAGCGGGCACATTGAATGAAAATGAGCGAACGGAATTAAATCGGGCTTTGTTACAACACTCACTTGAGACGTTGTCCGGTGTTTCCGGCGTGGCTGAGGTGCTGGTGGTCAGCCGCGACCCTAACGCGCTGGCTATTGCCCGCGAACACGGCGCCCGCACGGTGCAGGAAGACGGCGCTCCGCACTTGAACACTGCTTTAAAGAGGGCGACGGTTGTGGCGCAGGTTTATGCCACGCAAGGCGTGCTGATCTTGCCAGCCGACCTGCCGTTAGTGACCCGCGAAGATATCCAGACCTTGCTCGACCGCGCTGTGAAACCCCCGGTGGTGGTGATCGCGCCGGACCGTCACGGCAAGGGAACCAACGCTCTCGTGATTGCTCCGGCGGGACTCATCGAGTATGATTTCGGTGAGAATTCCTTCCAGCGGCATTGCGAACAAGCCAAACAGGCTGGCGCGCGCCTCGAGGTAGTGGAACTTCCTTCGCTGGGGCTCGATCTGGATGAGCCTGAGGATTTTGAACTGGTTAAAAATCTCGAAAGTTCGATCACTTTCTAA
- a CDS encoding 2-phospho-L-lactate transferase, with product MKIVALAGGVGGAKLAHGLAQILKPEDLTIIVNTGDDFEHYGLYICPDLDTVCYTLAGLANPETGWGRVDETWNAIANASKLGGLDWFKLGDRDLGTHLERTRRLKAGESLSQITRDFCKAWGIEHTVLPMCDQPVRTMVNTEEGELAFQEYFVHRRCEPKVKGFRFEGADEAEPAERAREAVESADAIVICPSNPWVSVDPILATLTPSLSLKGRGGIVAVSPIIGGETVKGPAAKMYRELGIEPSALAVANHYQGVATHFVMDTVDSQLTESVRGLNMRTLVTNTLMKSHEDRRQLAQAILQFTGSDS from the coding sequence ATGAAAATCGTTGCTCTCGCGGGCGGAGTCGGTGGCGCGAAATTGGCGCATGGACTCGCCCAGATACTCAAACCTGAAGACCTCACGATCATCGTCAACACAGGCGATGACTTTGAGCATTACGGTTTGTACATTTGTCCCGATTTGGATACGGTCTGCTACACGCTGGCGGGATTGGCAAATCCTGAAACGGGATGGGGGCGCGTGGATGAAACGTGGAATGCGATTGCGAACGCATCCAAACTTGGAGGGTTGGATTGGTTCAAACTTGGCGACCGCGATTTGGGCACGCACCTCGAACGAACGCGGCGATTGAAAGCGGGCGAATCGCTCAGCCAGATCACGCGAGATTTTTGCAAGGCATGGGGTATTGAACACACCGTCCTGCCGATGTGCGACCAGCCAGTGCGGACGATGGTGAACACAGAAGAAGGCGAACTCGCTTTCCAGGAGTACTTCGTTCATCGCAGATGTGAGCCGAAGGTCAAAGGCTTCAGGTTCGAGGGGGCTGACGAGGCTGAACCAGCCGAAAGGGCGAGAGAGGCGGTTGAGTCGGCTGACGCGATCGTTATCTGCCCGTCGAATCCGTGGGTGAGCGTGGATCCGATTCTTGCGACCCTCACCCCGTCCCTCTCCCTAAAAGGGAGAGGGGGCATTGTAGCCGTCTCCCCCATCATCGGAGGGGAAACGGTGAAGGGACCTGCGGCGAAGATGTATCGCGAGTTGGGGATCGAGCCATCGGCGCTGGCGGTGGCAAATCATTACCAAGGAGTGGCAACACATTTCGTCATGGATACCGTCGATTCGCAACTAACAGAAAGCGTAAGGGGTTTGAATATGCGGACTCTTGTAACGAATACGCTGATGAAAAGTCATGAAGATAGAAGGCAATTAGCGCAAGCCATACTCCAGTTTACCGGAAGTGACTCATGA
- a CDS encoding transposase yields the protein MPDIRYKRNLPHIHPEGYPLFVTIRLADSLPLEVLAELKEQRERELNSRPNISASDRYDIEKRYFGRFDKYLDRCEHGPRWLEREEIARIVMDKILDLDKSRYDLYTCSIMPNHAHLLFDSLVADQSKHKGMSAKYPVTETLRLLKGSTARSCNLSLKRNGRFWHHESYDRFVRDEQELERIIKYILNNPVKAGLVKKWTDWKFTYINPELGSW from the coding sequence ATGCCCGACATTCGTTACAAGCGCAACCTGCCGCACATCCATCCCGAAGGCTATCCGTTATTCGTCACAATCCGCCTTGCCGATTCTCTTCCGCTTGAAGTCCTTGCCGAACTCAAAGAACAACGTGAACGCGAATTGAATTCAAGACCAAACATATCTGCATCAGATCGCTACGACATCGAGAAAAGATATTTTGGTCGCTTTGATAAATACCTTGATCGTTGTGAACATGGTCCGCGATGGCTCGAACGGGAAGAAATTGCCAGAATTGTTATGGACAAAATCCTAGACTTGGACAAGAGCCGTTACGATCTTTATACCTGTTCCATCATGCCGAATCATGCACACTTGCTTTTTGATTCTCTCGTAGCGGATCAAAGTAAGCATAAAGGCATGAGCGCAAAATATCCCGTCACTGAAACCCTGCGCTTATTGAAAGGAAGTACTGCAAGATCTTGTAATCTAAGCCTGAAGCGCAATGGTCGGTTTTGGCACCACGAAAGTTACGACCGTTTTGTCAGGGACGAGCAGGAATTGGAACGGATCATCAAGTACATATTGAACAATCCAGTGAAAGCAGGTTTGGTAAAGAAATGGACAGATTGGAAATTTACCTACATCAATCCCGAACTTGGGTCGTGGTAA